A DNA window from Dehalococcoidales bacterium contains the following coding sequences:
- a CDS encoding helix-turn-helix transcriptional regulator — MIALPDEREKRVVVMVVVIAVFISPPALLVGVRRETIVFLEQGKYNPSLRLAHNVARTLGATIEEIFTFEE; from the coding sequence ATGATAGCACTTCCAGACGAGAGGGAAAAACGTGTCGTAGTGATGGTCGTGGTCATCGCCGTATTCATCTCACCTCCGGCACTACTCGTGGGGGTCCGGCGGGAAACTATTGTCTTTCTGGAGCAGGGGAAGTATAATCCATCACTTAGACTTGCTCATAATGTAGCCAGGACACTGGGAGCGACCATCGAGGAGATATTCACTTTCGAGGAATAG
- a CDS encoding amidohydrolase family protein: MAKSLVLKNATLIDGTGCEPLEGTTVVVGNRISSVGTEVDYPADASVVDLKGFTLMPGFIDCHVHLGAFVVDDPDWQFNAISFVPWFTSFLWDYFRSFARRRRLAIENGLTSFRSAGDIHPHIVQLRDRIASGKLSGPRIFAPGPIFTAPGGHPAGTIYRRNRYIVEHATRQVDDTSAARDEVRKLAEEGVDCIKAIYCDQNLMDLDNRLPKLGLDVLAAMTDEAHLHNLRIMVHTGNPDDTRDAVDAGVDSIEHGLLPGTDSTEFPDDVVKMLVDRGTYYVPTLAIAWANRKKFPELFHAAKRAVKHLHEAGVHIAAGTDSGTPGVVIGKGIHIEMAVMVEAGLSPMAAIITGTRNAAENLGRGSDLGTVEAGKLADMVVVSGNPLEEISRTTGIRMVIKDGEILVNRLKT, translated from the coding sequence ATGGCGAAATCACTGGTACTGAAGAACGCGACCTTAATCGACGGCACCGGGTGCGAACCGCTGGAGGGCACCACGGTTGTTGTCGGTAACCGCATCAGTAGTGTAGGCACCGAAGTAGACTATCCTGCTGATGCCAGCGTGGTCGACCTGAAAGGCTTCACACTCATGCCCGGCTTCATCGATTGCCACGTTCACCTGGGTGCCTTCGTTGTCGATGACCCGGACTGGCAGTTCAATGCTATATCATTCGTGCCCTGGTTTACCTCATTCCTGTGGGACTACTTCCGCAGCTTTGCCAGGAGACGGAGACTGGCTATCGAGAATGGCCTGACCTCTTTCCGGAGCGCGGGGGATATCCACCCTCATATCGTACAGCTACGGGACAGGATTGCTTCCGGCAAGCTCAGCGGACCACGGATATTCGCTCCCGGTCCAATCTTTACCGCTCCCGGTGGTCATCCTGCAGGAACGATATACCGGCGCAACCGTTACATCGTGGAGCACGCAACCAGACAAGTCGATGACACCAGTGCCGCCCGAGACGAGGTCAGGAAGCTGGCCGAGGAAGGAGTAGACTGTATCAAGGCAATCTACTGCGACCAGAACCTGATGGACCTGGATAACAGGTTGCCAAAGCTCGGGCTCGACGTGCTGGCGGCAATGACCGACGAAGCACACCTGCACAACCTCCGCATCATGGTGCACACCGGAAACCCGGACGACACCCGGGATGCAGTTGACGCTGGTGTTGACAGTATCGAGCACGGGCTACTTCCCGGTACGGATTCCACCGAATTCCCGGATGACGTGGTCAAGATGTTGGTGGACAGGGGAACGTACTATGTTCCCACGCTGGCAATAGCCTGGGCAAATCGAAAGAAGTTCCCGGAACTCTTTCATGCGGCCAAGCGGGCTGTGAAACATCTACACGAAGCCGGTGTTCACATAGCCGCGGGTACGGATTCCGGTACTCCGGGAGTAGTCATCGGCAAAGGCATACACATAGAGATGGCAGTCATGGTGGAGGCAGGCCTTAGTCCAATGGCAGCGATAATCACCGGGACAAGGAACGCTGCCGAAAACCTTGGCAGGGGGAGTGACCTCGGCACGGTAGAGGCGGGCAAACTGGCTGACATGGTTGTGGTTTCGGGAAATCCGCTGGAGGAGATATCCAGAACCACCGGAATAAGAATGGTAATCAAGGATGGCGAAATCCTGGTCAACAGACTTAAGACGTAG